A single window of Phaenicophaeus curvirostris isolate KB17595 chromosome 24, BPBGC_Pcur_1.0, whole genome shotgun sequence DNA harbors:
- the TNNI1 gene encoding troponin I, slow skeletal muscle, which translates to MLAKAKEEWEQEIVDKQAEKERYLAERVTPLNTTGLSLSQLQDLCRELHEKVEIVDEERYDIEAKCNHNTREIKDLKIKVLDLRGKFKRPPLRRVRVSADAMLRALLGSKHKVSMDLRANLKSVKKEDTEKERPVEVGDWRKNVEAMSGMEGRKKMFDAAKSPTGQ; encoded by the exons ATGCTGGCAAAAGCGAAGGAGGAGTGGGAACAGGAGATTGTGGAcaaacaggcagagaaggaaagataCCTGGCTGAGCGGGTCACACCACTGAACACCACGGGGCTTTCCTTGAGCCAGCTCCAG GACCTGTGCAGGGAGCTGCATGAGAAGGTTGAAATTGTGGACGAAGAGCGATATGACATTGAAGCGAAATGCAACCATAACACTCGGGAG ATTAAAGATCTGAAAATCAAGGTCCTTGATCTCCGAGGAAAGTTCAAGCGACCCCCACTGCGTCGAGTCCGTGTCTCTGCCGATGCCATGCTGAGGGCTCTGCTGGGCTCCAAGCACAAGGTGTCCATGGATCTGAGAGCCAACCTGAAGTCTGTCAAGAAGGAGGACACGGAGAAG GAGCGCCCCGTGGAAGTGGGCGACTGGCGCAAGAACGTGGAGGCCATGTCGGGGATGGAGGGGCGGAAGAAGATGTTCGACGCTGCCAAGTCCCCTACGGGCCAGTGA